The Gallus gallus isolate bGalGal1 chromosome 31, bGalGal1.mat.broiler.GRCg7b, whole genome shotgun sequence DNA segment AGCGCTGTCCTTTCAGTGATGGCATTGTCCCATTGTTCCATCGTTTTTGTGGCAGAATATCACAGGGAGTTTGGTGTCAATGGGTCTGAGGCTGATGGGAAAGGCGGTTTGGGGGTGAATGGGATCAAGACCTGGGGATCCGTGATGGAGAACCCCAGTCATGTTGACCCCACTGGGCTGAAGATGGGCATCTCCCATTGCTTTGGAGTCACTGGGTTTGACCGTGGGGGATTTGGGTTGACCAAACCTGATGGTGCTGACACCAATGTCCCCAACACCTCCACTGCTGACATCACCATCCCCAGTGGCTCGAAGATCCCCGGTGCCGACAACTACAGGATCTCCAGCCCCAATGCTTTCCTCAACATCTCCAGCCGCAaatcctctgcctgcacaaCCCCAAacacaccccacatccccaccaccaccccgtGGACTTTCCAGAATGCCTCTGAGACTCAGCGCCACCGGGGCTACCAGCTGCTACGATGACTTCTCCCAAGCCCAGCTGCGCTTTGTCCTTCCGCTGCGCCTTGAGCTCTTCCTCGtcctcttcctcatcccctTTGCCATCACCATGTTCTGCTACATCCGCCTCATCCGTGCCCTCCTCACTCGACCCCACATCCCGCTGCAGAAGAAGTACCgcactgtggggctggctgtggtcACCATGGTCAACTTTGGGATCTGCTTTGGACCCTACAACATCTCGCATGTGGtgggctttgtgcagcagcgcagccctgaGTGGAGGCCCTACgctctgctcctcaccaccctcagcgCTGCGCTCGACCCCTTCATCTTCTATTTCTCCTCCAGTGCAGTGCGGAGGGCGGTCAGTGGGGATGGTGGGAGCAATTCGGGGCACAAtgtgtgggttttggggttggtgttGGCAGAGGACAATGAGCCCCAACCTGGAGGAGGTTATGGGGTAAACGAGGTTGTGATTGGAGTGGGTTTTATGGGGTAGGAGGTCAGAAATGGGGATGGGTCCAGATTCCTTGTGGTCAGCGTGGTCCCGCAGACGTGTCCAATGTTTGTGGGTCAACCAATTCTTGGTCAGTGTATCATtgtcccatggggttggggtcagcATGGAAACATGGTAGAGATCAGTGGGGTCAATGAGATCCCATCGATGTGACCAGTGTGGTCAATGCAGAATCGTGAGTGTGACTTAATGTTGTCCCCGATGTCCAATGGGGTTGGGATCAATGTGGACCAAAGGATCAATGTGGACCCAGCGTTGCTtcatccccactgtccccaattCCTTCCATGTCCCCCATGTCTGCAGTGCTCTCAATATCCAGCAATGTCTGCAGTTCCTCCAATGtccccagtgccctcagtgccctcagtgcccccagtgcccccagtatTCCCAGTGTCCTGACAGCTGGCAATAACTTCAGGGCCATCAGCACTTCATGGAGATCCCTCAGCACATGGACACTCTCTCCAGGGAAGGCGGCTGTTTCCAGATCAGAGGATATCTGCAGCCACAATGCAGAGTCCCAGCAGCCCACCGCCATCAGGATGTGTCCTGTACCTTGTAGGGCTGATCAGAGGTGCCATAACAAAGCAGAAGTGCTGATTAAAACCTATTCAGCAGCCATGTATTTGTCTGAGAGTTCCTGGTCTCGTGGCAGTGacagcctggcacagcagttGGAGCAGCAGTTGGTGTGGGCAGGGCgagcagaagggcagagcaTCGCTCCCCACTGCGGAGATCAGCTCACCCATCAGCTGCCTCCCAAACAACACATCTGGATGCGGTCTCTACGAGGCTGAAAGCTCTTCCCAAAATCAATGCATGTCTCCAAAGTGTGTCCACCCCAGAACGTGCCCATGcaggtctgcagcagctggaagtaCCTGAGCCTGCACCCAGGTCATTGCCTAGGGCAAGGTGGTCAGCTCCACGCCTCCAGACCCCCTTCagacagaaggagagaagggtgGCTGTCATAATGGACTCCTTCCTGAGGGGAACAGAGGCTCTGACACATCAGCCAGACTCTACCTGTAGGGAAgtgtgctgccctcctggggcCCTGCTCAGGGACATCACCAGGACACTCCCTGCTCCGGTTCACCCCTCTGGCTGTTCTCCCTTACTGATGGGTCAGGCCGGCAGTGCTGCAGTCActgagagaaggctgagggccATGCAAAGGGTGTTCAGGGCACTGGGGTGGTCAGTGGGCAGAGTGGGAGTACAGGTGagttctcctctgtcccctCAGTGGCAGTGAGGGATACTGAGAGGGTTGGGAGAACTCATCTGATAAATGCGTGGCTGAGAGGTCGGTGCCACAGCAGGaattctgtcttttctgacCACGGGGCGGTGtactctgtgctgggctgatggctgcaggtggATCCCAGCTGTGTGAAGGGGGAAGCAGATCTCAGACCAGGAGCTGTTGGGGCTCActgagagggctttaaactggCAGCCTTTTGTGGACAGCATGAGACACTGAGGGGTGACAGTCTGTGGGGCGCTCCAACTGGGGatgtgtgcagtgctctgtgtgtgttaCCACTGGATGCCCTCAGTACCACCACCCACTTGGGGACCACAAATACCACATGAGGAGACGACATCACAGCATGCTGTCCACAAGAGGAACAGACAGCAGCTCTTTGGtcacttcttttctctgctgcagactcactgtccccaagctgctcctgcctcatggcaccagtggaggtggccctcatcctcggtgagtgacaatggggacgtggtgccactGGAattggtggccctgtgtgggaccaggaccgtgtcccttgcaggtcGGTGGCTGGTGGCtgcgagcagggcacagcaacgtgagtatggggaGAATGGTGACGGAGGGAGCGTAGCGAGGGCAGGGTGCCAGCAGAGGGGTCCAGGAAGGTGTGCtagggacaaggctgactgctgtcccctgtcctagtgccccgaccctccctgtcgctgcaccccagccagggggtgtccctgggaGACACTGTCACCCagcgctgccacctgccctaGCCAGCTGCCTGGGTCCGACTCTATCGGTACCAAAATCCAGCATACATCGAGCTGAAGGATAAGGTGCAGCGCATGGCTGAGTTCTCCCTGGCTGGCATAAAGCAATTTGATGCTGTGACATATCAGTGCCAGTACCAGGGGttggagcctgcagggacatCGGAGAAGAGTGACCCTGTGGAGctggtggtgacaggtgagggcactgGGGAAAGCAGATGGCCCTGGGCTGTTCCCACAGGGCTCTGTTCCATCTCTGTtacctctctgtgctcagatcACAGGTATCCCCCACCTGGCATTTCCCTGAGCCCCAAAGAACATGTGAAGATGGGGACCAATGTCACCATCTGCTGCTGGAACAAGAAGTATGGggcctccttcctcctgcacaagggAGGGCACTCAGCTCCAGTCCAGCGCCAAAAGCCCAGTGGTGGAGGCACAGCCACCTTCACCCTCTTTGGGGTGAACCCAGCTGACCCTGGATCCTATAGGTGCTCCTACCGTGTGGGGGTCTCCTACCTTTTATTATCATCCCTTGGGGATAATGTGTACCCTGGAGGTGATTTCCCTGACCTGCACCCCCAGGTAGGTCTGAGTCCCCCCATTTAGGTGTCCCTGGTGTCACTCATTTCTGGCAGTGTCATCTGCATCCCATCCTCACTGTGGTGATGGGGACATGCACACTCCTGCACTCCACAGGTGATGAGAGGAGGTCCCGTGGGAACCTGGTGGAGCAGTGGTGAGGGTCTTCACTGCTGCCCTCATCTTTCGCCTGGGCCTCTACTTCGTCACTGATGCCTGCAGCCTCTGCATGTGAAGAGATGACAGCCCTGGTGGGGAAGACAACTGAATCATTTTGACACCCAACTTGAGCACCTTTAGATCCCCCCAAGTATGTTCTGCTTCCTCTTTGATAGCTTTATATCAGCCAGTCTTCCTCACATACCACTTTCAATCCCCTATACATCCCTCCAGCTGTGTCCTTCCTCATCTTCCATCCCCTATCGGTGGATAATCCCCTGAACTTTCCCCTGCCTCCTTTTCCATGTGCTCCTGATCCCCGTTATGCTCTTTGGTGTCCTCTATATACCCCATCCCGGTCCCCTCTCCATTCTGACGAAGGGCTCCTCCCAGGAAGGCTGAGTCCATTCAGTTCTGGGACAGTGCCTGAGTCAGGGAATTCCTAAACAAAACCTGTCCCTTGGAGCTCCCTCAAACCCCACCATGAAACCCAAACCCTGGCCATGTGGACACCAAGGCACTCCCAACCTCATATCCCCTTACCCCAGCTTTATGTGCTATCCCAAATCCCCATGGGAATCCCAAAAATTACATTGTGAGAATTTGAGATTGAATCTCCCAGCCCCAAGTGCCCTCCCAGCTCTACACACTGAAAGGGCAACCCCAAAGTTGAGCATATCAGACCCATGCAGACTGCAGCCAGCACAAAGCCACAGGGAATCCCCAGACATCCTGCACAGCCCCAAGATCCCATGGGCATCCCCAAGTCATAGTGGAATCCTCAAATGCCATGCATACTGACACCCAATATCTCACCGATGGAGTCCCCAGATCTAAGTCTCCCCAGATCCCAAAGCCCGAAACACCCCTCAGGAATTGTACGCACCTTCAAACCATAAGGAAACACCCCAAAACGCTCTTGGAACCCCAAAACTAAGCCCCCCTTGATTCCCAAGCCTGTTACCTGGTCTTTGCCACCAGAATCCCAAATGCCCCAAATCTAACGTCCCCAGATCCTCACCAGTGTACCCCACACACTTCACAATGCCTCCAAATCCCTACATGCTCTATTCTAACCCCAGAATCCTTCCTTGTACTCCTCACTATCTCTCAACACCCACTGGGACCACAAATCCTTCCCAGGTTGTAGCATTGGTCAGAGAGtggtgggcagctgtgctgagtgCCACTAAGTTAATGAGCATATAAATGCTGTTATTGTTActagttctttttctcttcctttcttgcCTGAGTAAATCGTTTTTATCTCAACCAAtgagttttgtctttttctgtctgATTCTCTTAGCAACACAC contains these protein-coding regions:
- the LOC107049618 gene encoding LOW QUALITY PROTEIN: free fatty acid receptor 3-like isoform X1 (The sequence of the model RefSeq protein was modified relative to this genomic sequence to represent the inferred CDS: deleted 2 bases in 2 codons), whose amino-acid sequence is MLVLTIYALTFAVGLPANVFTFLTLLIKIRCHRPHPHLTAADLLLLHLTTADLLLLLFLPFKMAEAAAKMLWPFPTVLCPIANFCFYSSIYLSTLFMAALSVERYFGVVFPHRYNRRRRLWQTMAASAVLSVMALSHCSIVFVAEYHREFGVNGSEADGKGGLGVNGIKTWGSVMENPSHVDPTGLKMGISHCFGVTGFDRGGFGLTKPDGADTNVPNTSTADITIPSGSKIPGADNYRISSPNAFLNISSRKSSACTTPNTPHIPTTTPWTFQNASETQRHRGYQCYDDFSQAQLRFVLPLRLELFLVLFLIPFAITMFCYIRLIRALLTRPHIPLQKKYRTVGLAVVTMVNFGICFGPYNISHVVGFVQQRSPEWRPYALLLTTLSAALDPFIFYFSSSAVRRAVSGMVGAIRGTMCGFWGWCWQRTMSPNLEEVMG